CGCCGGCTACGCAACATCGCGGAGAACCCTGCCGTGTCGGTCATCGCCGATCACTACGCCGACGACTGGGCATCCTTGTGGTGGGCCCGCGCCGACGGCCGGGCTGAGATCCGGCAAGACGACGCCGGCCGCCTGCCGGCCGTTGAACTGCTGCAACAGAAGTACCGTCAGTACGAGGAAGCACCCCCGCCGGGTGCGGTGGTCGTTATCCACGTCGTGACCTGGACCGGGTGGGCGTTCACCGACGACACGAAAGGCCCGGGTCGCTGACCTGGGCCTTCTGGCTGGAGCGGGCGACGGGAATCGAACCCGCGCTCTGAG
The Streptomyces sp. CNQ-509 DNA segment above includes these coding regions:
- a CDS encoding TIGR03668 family PPOX class F420-dependent oxidoreductase, with protein sequence MNLSAVEARDRFIGSPVARLATADGAGVPHVVPITFAVDGDVIVFAVDHKPKRTTGLRRLRNIAENPAVSVIADHYADDWASLWWARADGRAEIRQDDAGRLPAVELLQQKYRQYEEAPPPGAVVVIHVVTWTGWAFTDDTKGPGR